Proteins from a single region of Corynebacterium pseudogenitalium:
- a CDS encoding M13 family metallopeptidase has translation MHDLFHHVNGEWVDSHEIPADRGIDGSFYALRDKAEEDVHAIVSETSDLFASFMDTDAINAAGTAPLQPDLDLIAVKDIEEFAHNLGVLDRTGVGSPLAFWVEKDSQGEDSVPYLVQSGLGLPDEAYYREDAHAETRATYQKHVARMLAFLDPAYLLGLTPEVAAQRIMNLETQVAASHWDVVRSRDAMATYNPVELAELPSIIVTMLRGAGLRDGRVINMMPSFTEDLATMLRPETLADWQLWAAWTVLRSRASVLTEEIGRANFEFYGTVLSGATQQRDRWKRGVGLVESLVGEEIGKEYVARHFPAKSKEQMLSLVDYLVRAYEQRISNLPWMTPATRERALEKLRLFQAKIGYPETWRSYEGLTFDPSGEQLVANVRRGAAFEHDYQLGKIGKPSDRSEWVTTPQTVNAFYNPVVNDITFPAAILQPPFFDPEADPARNFGAIGAVIGHEIGHGFDDQGSRYDGHGNLNSWWTDEDRAHFEERTAKLVEQFQGLVPSVLEGQDVAGVNGEFTLGENIGDLGGLGIAVVAYQLYCADNNVEPNLKELFLAWARVWRSKARPEMAAQLLAIDPHSPNEFRCNVIASNVDEFYEAFDVEPGSPMWIAPEERVKIW, from the coding sequence ATGCATGATCTTTTTCATCACGTAAACGGCGAGTGGGTCGACTCCCACGAGATCCCGGCGGACCGCGGCATCGACGGCTCCTTCTACGCCCTGCGCGACAAGGCGGAGGAGGACGTCCACGCGATCGTCTCGGAGACCAGCGACCTGTTCGCCTCCTTCATGGACACCGACGCCATCAACGCCGCAGGCACCGCGCCCCTGCAGCCGGACCTGGACCTGATCGCGGTGAAAGATATCGAGGAGTTCGCCCACAACCTGGGCGTGCTCGACCGCACGGGTGTCGGCTCCCCCCTGGCCTTTTGGGTTGAAAAGGACTCCCAGGGCGAGGACAGCGTGCCCTACCTTGTCCAATCCGGCCTTGGCCTGCCGGACGAGGCCTACTACCGGGAGGACGCCCACGCGGAGACCCGCGCCACCTACCAGAAGCACGTGGCCCGCATGCTGGCGTTTTTGGACCCGGCGTACCTGCTGGGGCTTACGCCTGAGGTGGCGGCGCAGCGCATCATGAACCTGGAGACCCAGGTGGCGGCCAGCCACTGGGATGTGGTGCGCAGCCGGGACGCGATGGCTACCTACAACCCGGTGGAGTTGGCGGAGTTGCCGTCGATAATTGTGACGATGCTGCGCGGCGCCGGGCTTCGCGACGGCCGCGTGATCAACATGATGCCCTCCTTCACCGAGGACTTAGCGACGATGCTTCGCCCCGAAACCCTCGCCGACTGGCAACTGTGGGCGGCGTGGACCGTGCTGCGCTCGCGCGCAAGCGTGCTCACCGAGGAGATCGGGCGGGCGAACTTCGAGTTTTACGGCACGGTGCTCTCCGGCGCGACGCAGCAGCGCGACCGCTGGAAGCGCGGCGTGGGGCTGGTGGAGTCGCTGGTGGGCGAGGAGATCGGCAAGGAGTATGTGGCGCGCCACTTCCCCGCCAAGTCGAAGGAGCAGATGCTCTCCCTGGTGGACTACCTCGTGCGCGCCTACGAGCAGCGCATCAGCAACCTGCCGTGGATGACACCCGCCACCCGCGAGCGCGCCCTGGAGAAGCTGCGCCTGTTCCAGGCGAAGATCGGCTACCCGGAAACCTGGCGCAGCTACGAGGGCCTGACCTTTGACCCTTCCGGTGAGCAGCTGGTGGCCAACGTGCGCCGCGGCGCCGCCTTCGAGCATGACTACCAGCTGGGCAAGATCGGCAAGCCTTCGGACCGCTCCGAGTGGGTGACCACCCCGCAGACCGTCAACGCGTTCTACAACCCAGTGGTCAACGACATCACCTTCCCTGCCGCGATCCTGCAGCCGCCGTTCTTCGACCCGGAGGCGGACCCGGCGCGCAACTTCGGCGCGATCGGCGCGGTGATTGGCCACGAGATCGGCCACGGTTTCGACGACCAGGGCTCGCGTTACGACGGCCACGGCAACCTCAACTCCTGGTGGACCGACGAGGACCGCGCCCACTTCGAGGAACGCACCGCGAAGCTGGTGGAGCAGTTCCAGGGTCTGGTGCCTTCTGTGCTGGAGGGCCAGGACGTGGCGGGGGTCAACGGCGAGTTCACGCTCGGCGAGAATATCGGCGACCTGGGCGGCCTTGGTATCGCGGTAGTGGCGTACCAGCTGTACTGCGCCGACAACAACGTCGAGCCGAACCTGAAGGAGCTCTTCCTGGCGTGGGCCCGCGTGTGGCGTTCGAAGGCGCGGCCGGAGATGGCGGCGCAGCTGCTGGCGATTGACCCGCACTCGCCGAACGAGTTCCGCTGCAACGTCATCGCCTCCAACGTTGACGAGTTTTACGAGGCCTTCGACGTGGAGCCCGGCTCCCCGATGTGGATCGCCCCGGAGGAAAGGGT
- a CDS encoding cutinase family protein, which translates to MRAFASLRSVLVAAATAALVAVGAAAPASAQQLQLPAPIAPSFRLPSLLKSQGCKSEYLIAVPGGVNTMPGLPRNLPHGGNVWLTGVLTQLYTGGQIQPLWIAYDAAPFATTQYQTASNRGYAETKKAVAGIANACPNARFSFTGYSLGADIVSRMLNNIAHDRGPIAKERVASAALFSSPYQGGNGAVMSAGTSPHVRGALGELEGGYGDLGERVLEICNTGDIVCSPTENQREIVDPAMDVNLSSGGMPRWVIDIARANDGRTSSIIHSIGAHGSYTLAQQHEAANWIANHR; encoded by the coding sequence ATGCGCGCTTTCGCATCCCTCCGCTCCGTTCTTGTTGCCGCCGCTACCGCCGCCCTTGTCGCGGTTGGTGCGGCGGCTCCGGCGTCTGCGCAGCAGCTGCAGCTGCCGGCGCCGATCGCACCGTCGTTCCGGCTGCCGAGCCTGCTGAAGTCCCAGGGCTGCAAGTCGGAGTACCTGATCGCGGTGCCGGGTGGCGTCAATACGATGCCGGGGCTACCGCGCAACCTGCCGCACGGCGGGAACGTGTGGCTCACGGGCGTGCTTACCCAGCTGTATACGGGTGGGCAGATTCAGCCGCTGTGGATCGCGTACGACGCCGCGCCGTTCGCCACCACGCAGTACCAGACGGCGTCGAATCGTGGCTACGCGGAGACGAAGAAGGCCGTCGCGGGCATCGCAAACGCCTGCCCGAACGCGCGCTTCAGCTTCACCGGCTACTCCCTCGGCGCGGATATTGTGTCGCGGATGCTGAATAACATTGCGCATGACCGTGGCCCTATCGCGAAGGAGCGCGTCGCCTCGGCTGCCCTGTTTTCCAGCCCCTACCAGGGCGGGAACGGTGCGGTGATGTCTGCGGGAACGTCGCCACACGTGCGCGGCGCGCTCGGTGAGCTTGAGGGCGGCTATGGCGACCTCGGTGAGCGCGTGCTGGAGATCTGCAACACCGGCGACATCGTGTGCTCCCCGACGGAGAATCAGCGCGAGATCGTCGACCCTGCGATGGACGTCAACCTGAGCAGCGGCGGGATGCCCCGCTGGGTGATTGACATCGCGCGCGCGAACGACGGCCGCACGAGCAGCATCATCCACTCGATCGGTGCGCACGGGTCCTACACGCTGGCGCAGCAGCATGAGGCTGCGAACTGGATCGCCAACCACCGCTAG
- a CDS encoding arabinosyltransferase domain-containing protein yields MTTETSVNPVNPANPQSAASTPGAQQPRRAPRQLVAATVVSGFIAFVLLLLTPLLPVTQVQSSVQWPQGGSVGSVNAPLISLAPQEIDMTVPLEATRHLREGQNIIVSTLPASSEEATDRGMFVSAPDGGLVVSSINKVLFELSPGELAGIGPDKQLRVHITDEQAEISVPGTSFEEVLEDDYRPQLSGLYSELKEESSAQLIDAGLAANIEINSRFTSSPTLVKSLAMWLGLAAMAVSLWGLWRLDQLDGRRIPLFNRRWRTFKPLDAVVLAVLGFWHVFGANTSDDGFLLTMARVSNDSDYMANYYRWYGVPEAPFGSPFYDVLALLAKVTTASMWMRLPTLLAAILVWWLISRELLPRFGAVIADRRMAYWTAAFVFLAFWLPYNNGTRPEPIIAMGLTLTWALFERTIATKRLAPAALGTVVAAFTLACGPTGLAAVGVFLICLPEVFRIMNKRRAIAPGIAYIAAFLAAGFAVMVPVFKDQTLATVLEATKVRGEVGPALSWYSEWVRYGTLFQEAVDGSLSRRFPMLVFAFCVVLILFSMARHGAIPGTPAKPTQRLMLIIGLSTFFLMFTPTKWTHHFGIYAGIGGVVAALGAVVLSHFALQSARNRSFAIAAVLFLVSLSLAGWNAWWYVSSFGVPWWDKNPQVKGIEANTVLLGITLVIALVGVVQWLRPRPDSVRERAAASRWAGVMAAPIAVAAVLMVAFSCLTFVKAFAEQTPNYSVGMGNVKTFKGDICALGSEILLETDTNDSFLTPVDGVPLGRSLDSGVNRAFHPDGVPATIADDNADTTDTKSGDDTAIETVQSDANEEPELSSDARSVEGNRPFTLRGVNGSTVRLPFNLDFNRIPLLGTYDERATRTAYLETTWFELPQKRDDAPLLVTSVAGKIAHHDINGVEKEGAELVLEYGVRSDDGSIKTLGEAEMLDQGPTPKWRNLRYPIADLPEEANVVRLVAEDASLAEDDWMAVTPLRNPTLQPLNKMFDSDTPGLLDWSVAFQYPCQRTFNHFAGVTEIPEFRIMPDAPGKQQLSGFMDFLGGGALSTAEAVNYSYQVPGYMKGDWQRDWGSLSRYQLRTNSIGEVPALAEIQLEEVTRSGWWTPGPMKIREV; encoded by the coding sequence GTGACAACTGAGACATCCGTGAATCCCGTGAACCCTGCGAACCCACAGAGTGCGGCGAGCACGCCCGGCGCGCAACAACCTCGGCGCGCCCCGCGCCAGCTGGTGGCTGCGACCGTCGTGTCCGGCTTCATCGCCTTCGTGTTGCTGCTGCTGACGCCGCTGCTGCCTGTGACGCAGGTGCAGTCGTCAGTGCAGTGGCCGCAAGGCGGCTCGGTGGGGTCGGTGAATGCCCCGCTGATTTCGCTGGCGCCGCAGGAGATTGACATGACGGTGCCGCTGGAGGCGACGCGTCACCTGCGTGAAGGCCAGAACATCATTGTGTCGACGCTGCCTGCGTCCTCGGAGGAGGCGACCGACCGTGGCATGTTTGTGTCCGCGCCGGATGGCGGGTTGGTGGTCAGCTCGATTAATAAGGTGCTCTTCGAGTTGAGCCCCGGCGAGCTGGCGGGTATCGGCCCGGACAAGCAGCTGCGGGTGCACATCACGGATGAGCAGGCGGAAATTTCGGTGCCGGGCACCAGCTTCGAGGAGGTCCTCGAGGATGATTATCGCCCGCAGCTCAGTGGGTTGTACTCGGAGCTGAAGGAGGAGTCGTCGGCGCAGCTTATTGACGCCGGGCTCGCCGCCAACATCGAGATCAACTCTCGCTTTACGTCCAGCCCGACCCTGGTGAAGTCGCTGGCGATGTGGCTGGGGCTGGCCGCGATGGCGGTGAGCCTGTGGGGGCTGTGGCGCCTGGATCAGCTGGATGGGCGTCGTATCCCGCTGTTCAACCGTCGTTGGCGCACGTTCAAGCCGCTGGACGCGGTGGTGCTGGCGGTGCTGGGGTTCTGGCATGTGTTCGGCGCGAACACCTCGGATGACGGCTTCCTGCTGACGATGGCGCGGGTCTCGAACGACTCGGACTACATGGCGAACTATTACCGCTGGTACGGCGTGCCCGAGGCGCCGTTCGGTTCCCCGTTCTATGACGTGTTGGCGTTGTTGGCGAAGGTGACGACGGCGTCGATGTGGATGCGCCTGCCGACGCTGCTGGCCGCCATCTTGGTGTGGTGGCTGATTTCGCGTGAGCTGCTGCCGCGCTTCGGCGCGGTCATCGCGGACCGCCGGATGGCGTACTGGACTGCCGCGTTCGTGTTCCTGGCGTTCTGGCTGCCGTACAACAACGGCACCCGCCCGGAGCCGATTATCGCGATGGGGTTGACGCTGACGTGGGCGCTGTTTGAGCGCACGATCGCCACGAAGCGACTGGCCCCGGCGGCGCTGGGCACGGTGGTGGCGGCGTTCACGCTGGCCTGTGGCCCGACGGGTCTGGCGGCGGTGGGCGTGTTCCTGATCTGCCTGCCTGAGGTGTTCCGCATCATGAACAAGCGACGCGCGATTGCCCCGGGCATCGCGTACATAGCGGCGTTTCTGGCGGCGGGCTTCGCCGTGATGGTGCCGGTGTTCAAGGACCAGACCCTGGCGACCGTATTGGAGGCCACCAAGGTGCGCGGCGAGGTCGGCCCGGCGCTGTCCTGGTACTCGGAGTGGGTGCGCTACGGCACGCTGTTCCAGGAAGCTGTCGACGGCTCGCTGTCGCGCCGCTTCCCGATGCTGGTCTTCGCCTTCTGCGTAGTCCTCATCCTGTTCTCGATGGCACGCCACGGCGCGATCCCAGGCACGCCTGCGAAGCCGACGCAGCGCCTGATGCTGATCATCGGGCTGTCCACGTTCTTCCTGATGTTCACCCCGACGAAGTGGACGCACCACTTCGGTATTTACGCGGGTATCGGCGGTGTGGTCGCAGCACTCGGCGCGGTGGTGCTGTCTCACTTTGCGCTGCAGTCGGCGCGCAACCGTTCGTTCGCGATCGCAGCGGTGCTCTTCCTTGTCTCCCTGAGCCTGGCGGGCTGGAACGCCTGGTGGTACGTGTCCTCCTTCGGCGTGCCGTGGTGGGACAAGAACCCACAGGTGAAGGGCATCGAGGCGAACACTGTTTTGCTCGGAATTACGCTGGTGATTGCCTTGGTGGGCGTCGTCCAGTGGCTGCGGCCGCGCCCTGATTCTGTGCGGGAGCGCGCGGCGGCGTCGCGCTGGGCGGGCGTGATGGCCGCGCCGATCGCCGTCGCCGCGGTACTCATGGTGGCGTTTTCCTGCCTGACCTTTGTGAAGGCGTTCGCGGAACAGACTCCGAACTACTCGGTGGGCATGGGCAACGTGAAGACGTTCAAGGGTGACATCTGCGCCCTCGGCAGCGAGATCTTGCTGGAGACCGACACGAACGATTCCTTCCTCACCCCCGTCGACGGGGTGCCGCTGGGCCGCTCGCTGGACTCCGGCGTGAACCGCGCGTTCCACCCGGACGGCGTGCCTGCCACGATCGCGGACGACAACGCCGACACCACGGATACGAAATCGGGCGACGACACCGCCATCGAGACCGTCCAGTCCGATGCAAACGAGGAGCCTGAGCTCTCCTCGGATGCACGCAGCGTCGAGGGCAACCGCCCGTTCACGCTGCGCGGTGTCAACGGGTCGACGGTGCGCCTGCCGTTCAACCTGGACTTCAACCGCATCCCGCTGCTGGGCACATACGACGAGCGCGCGACGCGCACGGCCTACCTGGAAACCACCTGGTTCGAACTGCCACAGAAGCGTGACGACGCCCCCCTGCTGGTCACGTCCGTGGCTGGCAAGATCGCGCACCACGACATTAATGGCGTCGAAAAGGAAGGTGCCGAGCTGGTGCTGGAGTACGGCGTGCGCAGCGACGACGGCTCAATAAAGACCCTGGGCGAGGCAGAAATGCTGGACCAGGGGCCGACGCCGAAGTGGCGCAACCTGCGCTACCCCATCGCGGACCTGCCCGAGGAGGCAAACGTGGTGCGCCTCGTCGCCGAGGACGCCTCCCTTGCGGAAGACGACTGGATGGCCGTCACCCCGCTGCGCAACCCGACGCTGCAGCCGCTGAACAAGATGTTCGACTCGGACACCCCGGGCCTGCTCGACTGGTCGGTGGCCTTCCAGTACCCGTGCCAGCGCACGTTCAACCACTTCGCTGGCGTGACCGAGATCCCGGAGTTCCGCATCATGCCTGACGCACCGGGTAAGCAGCAGCTGTCCGGCTTCATGGACTTCCTGGGCGGCGGTGCGCTGTCCACCGCGGAGGCCGTGAACTACTCCTACCAGGTGCCGGGGTACATGAAGGGCGACTGGCAGCGCGACTGGGGTTCCCTGTCCCGCTACCAGCTGCGCACGAACTCCATCGGTGAGGTACCAGCGCTTGCTGAGATCCAGCTCGAAGAGGTCACCCGTTCAGGGTGGTGGACCCCAGGCCCGATGAAGATTCGGGAGGTCTAA
- a CDS encoding galactan 5-O-arabinofuranosyltransferase, whose amino-acid sequence MTDTSIQPTLEFKTVDYEPDAVSWTSAVLRMLAAGASAAVVTLAVWYVLHSTSLPAFNTSMVTRALSTGGSFVVILCAALACWAWVRKRLSRPVRVLCQAVCGLAPAGLVITALGIPLASTRLWLDGIQVDQGFRTQFLSRMTEVATNQDMNYLDLPTFYPIGWFWLGGRLAHLLGMEGWEVYQPWALVSLAAAACALVPIWRKLCGSLPVSTLIALVSTGIVLTETPDEPYAAIVALFAPAAAVTAYKALTGSWQATVVLALYLGVSAMFYTLFTAIAALTVVVIAVLLWFRRKFARGPVVHLLASGVGALCIAAIGWAPYLYESAFGGFDVRHTANHFLPAQGTVIPLPFFSLSIIGVLSVLGLIFMVGRLHVPEVASLAVMVVVCYTWVIVSMFASLLGTSLLGFRIEVLLMLLFSTVGIFAVADLRTAGVDYYYPGHFKERTQRVITAVLIIVVAAGTLSFVQRIPALNEAHIDQAYSDTDGFGERADRFPPDPGRYYGEIDEFIQSHGYTPGETVVYTDEINFMAFKPYHGFNAFTSHYANPLGEFHLRNEALSQWAKLSFDAPEKLDAAMQDTKWTAPQAFIFRGTMSDDLREDATENRDTAWKTHIGHNIFPSEPNVRYEGLFFNPKAFPRETWDAKQIGPFVVVVRNAATPEK is encoded by the coding sequence ATGACAGATACATCCATCCAACCCACGCTGGAGTTCAAGACCGTCGACTACGAGCCTGACGCTGTGTCATGGACGTCGGCGGTCTTGCGCATGCTTGCGGCCGGTGCCAGCGCGGCGGTGGTGACGTTGGCGGTGTGGTACGTGCTGCACTCCACGTCGCTGCCTGCGTTTAATACCTCGATGGTGACACGCGCTCTATCCACGGGCGGCTCTTTCGTTGTGATTCTGTGCGCGGCGTTGGCGTGCTGGGCGTGGGTGCGGAAGCGCCTGTCGCGGCCGGTGCGCGTGCTTTGCCAGGCTGTCTGCGGGCTGGCCCCGGCTGGTCTGGTGATTACGGCGTTGGGGATCCCGCTGGCGTCGACACGCCTGTGGCTGGACGGCATCCAGGTGGACCAAGGCTTCCGCACCCAGTTCTTGAGCCGGATGACCGAGGTGGCCACCAACCAGGACATGAACTACCTGGACCTGCCTACCTTCTACCCGATTGGGTGGTTCTGGCTCGGCGGGCGCCTCGCGCACCTGCTGGGCATGGAAGGCTGGGAAGTATACCAGCCGTGGGCGCTGGTATCCCTGGCTGCCGCGGCGTGCGCGCTGGTACCGATTTGGCGGAAGCTGTGCGGCTCCCTGCCGGTATCCACGCTGATCGCGCTCGTATCGACGGGCATCGTGCTCACCGAGACGCCTGACGAGCCCTACGCGGCGATCGTCGCCCTCTTCGCCCCCGCGGCCGCTGTCACCGCGTACAAGGCACTGACGGGCTCCTGGCAAGCCACGGTGGTGCTGGCGCTCTACCTGGGCGTTTCCGCCATGTTCTACACCCTGTTTACTGCGATCGCCGCGCTGACCGTTGTGGTGATCGCGGTGCTGTTGTGGTTCCGCCGCAAGTTCGCGCGCGGCCCCGTCGTGCACCTTTTGGCTTCCGGGGTGGGCGCGCTGTGCATCGCGGCGATTGGTTGGGCGCCGTACCTGTACGAGTCGGCCTTCGGCGGTTTCGACGTGCGCCACACCGCGAACCACTTCCTGCCCGCCCAGGGCACGGTGATCCCGCTGCCGTTCTTCTCCCTGTCCATCATCGGCGTGCTATCGGTGTTGGGCCTGATCTTCATGGTTGGGCGCCTGCATGTGCCTGAGGTGGCGTCGTTAGCTGTGATGGTGGTGGTCTGCTACACCTGGGTGATCGTCTCGATGTTTGCGTCGCTGCTGGGCACGTCCCTGCTGGGCTTCCGCATCGAGGTGCTGCTGATGTTGCTGTTTTCCACCGTGGGTATCTTCGCGGTGGCGGACTTGCGCACTGCTGGCGTCGATTATTACTACCCGGGCCACTTCAAGGAGCGCACGCAGCGCGTGATCACCGCGGTGCTCATCATCGTGGTGGCTGCGGGCACGCTCTCGTTCGTGCAGCGCATCCCGGCACTCAACGAGGCGCACATTGACCAGGCGTACTCGGATACGGACGGCTTCGGCGAGCGCGCCGACCGCTTCCCGCCGGACCCGGGCCGCTACTACGGCGAGATCGACGAGTTCATCCAGTCCCACGGTTACACCCCTGGGGAGACCGTGGTGTACACGGATGAAATCAACTTCATGGCGTTCAAGCCCTACCACGGCTTCAACGCGTTCACCAGCCATTACGCTAACCCGCTTGGGGAGTTCCACCTGCGCAACGAGGCACTTTCGCAGTGGGCGAAGCTCTCCTTCGACGCCCCCGAGAAGCTCGACGCAGCCATGCAGGACACGAAGTGGACAGCGCCGCAGGCGTTCATTTTCCGCGGAACCATGAGCGATGACCTGCGCGAGGACGCCACCGAGAACCGGGATACGGCGTGGAAGACGCACATCGGCCACAACATCTTCCCGAGCGAGCCGAACGTGCGCTACGAAGGCCTGTTCTTTAACCCGAAGGCGTTCCCCCGCGAGACGTGGGACGCGAAGCAGATTGGTCCGTTTGTCGTGGTGGTTCGCAATGCCGCCACGCCTGAGAAGTAG
- a CDS encoding decaprenylphospho-beta-D-erythro-pentofuranosid-2-ulose 2-reductase, translating into MLNAVGQAQNILLVGGTSDIGLAIVREFVSRGGNPNVTLAARKNSPRIDAAVAEVTNAGAGSVEVLDFDATDFASHPDVIKQAFSGGDVDVAVVAFGTLGDQEQLWQDQAAAVESAQVNYTAFVSVGVLLGQEMKRQGHGTIIAMSSVAGQRVRRSNFVYGASKSGMDAFYLQLGEALRDSGVKVTVVRPGQVRTKMTDGLEEAPLTVDKEEVAQTAVEAALKGEPSVFVHKLFGPISLVLQHIPAAIMRKLNF; encoded by the coding sequence ATGTTGAATGCAGTAGGCCAAGCGCAAAACATTCTGCTCGTGGGTGGCACCTCGGACATCGGCCTCGCCATTGTGCGCGAGTTCGTGTCCCGCGGAGGCAACCCGAATGTCACGCTTGCAGCTCGCAAGAACTCCCCGCGTATCGACGCCGCCGTTGCTGAGGTCACCAACGCAGGTGCAGGCTCCGTTGAGGTCCTGGACTTCGACGCGACCGATTTCGCGTCTCACCCGGACGTGATCAAGCAGGCGTTCTCCGGTGGCGATGTTGACGTCGCCGTGGTTGCCTTCGGCACCCTGGGTGACCAGGAGCAGCTGTGGCAGGACCAGGCGGCAGCCGTGGAGTCGGCGCAGGTGAACTACACCGCGTTCGTGTCCGTCGGCGTCCTATTGGGCCAGGAGATGAAGCGCCAGGGCCACGGCACCATCATCGCGATGAGCTCCGTTGCGGGCCAGCGTGTGCGTCGCTCCAACTTTGTGTACGGCGCGTCGAAGTCCGGCATGGATGCCTTCTACCTCCAGTTGGGTGAGGCGCTTCGTGACTCCGGCGTGAAGGTGACTGTGGTTCGCCCAGGCCAGGTACGTACCAAGATGACGGATGGGCTGGAGGAGGCTCCGCTGACCGTCGATAAGGAAGAGGTGGCGCAGACTGCCGTTGAGGCTGCGTTGAAGGGCGAGCCAAGCGTGTTTGTGCACAAGCTGTTCGGCCCGATTTCCTTGGTGCTGCAGCACATCCCAGCGGCGATTATGCGCAAGCTCAACTTCTAA
- a CDS encoding FAD-binding oxidoreductase, whose translation MELHTNLKSLYGWGRTAPSTAHVLSTPDVEVIKQAVAQVAQDNESLPEHARRGVIARGLGRSYGDPAQNGGGLVIDINELNKIHSIDPETGIVDVDSGVNLDQLMKAALPYGLWVPVLPGTRQVTIGGAIGPDIHGKNHHSAGSFGDHVVSMELLVADGRVLHLEPEGSADDPDGTLFWATVGGMGLTGIILRARIQMTKTETAYFLSDTERTSTLDETIALHSDGSEVNYTYSSAWFDAISAPPKTGRSTISRGSLATLAQLEEYAPKLAKDPLRFKAPQLMTVPDIFPSWTMNKLTLSAIGEAYYMMGAPSKNDIKNLTQFYQPLDLIGEWNRGYGSAGFLQYQFVVPTTAVEPFKDIIYQIQSSGHYTALNVFKLFGEGNRAPLSYPMKGWNVCVDFPIRPGLNEFLDRLDDQVMEFGGRLYLAKESRTSAEKFHKMYPGLEGWLKTRREIDPTGVFASDMSRRLELN comes from the coding sequence ATGGAACTACACACCAATCTTAAGTCACTCTACGGCTGGGGCCGCACGGCTCCGTCGACTGCGCATGTGCTGTCCACGCCTGACGTGGAGGTCATCAAGCAAGCCGTCGCACAGGTCGCGCAGGATAACGAGAGCCTGCCTGAGCACGCTCGCCGCGGCGTCATCGCCCGTGGTCTGGGCCGCTCCTACGGCGACCCGGCACAGAACGGTGGCGGCCTGGTCATCGACATCAACGAGCTGAACAAGATCCACTCGATTGATCCGGAGACCGGCATCGTCGACGTGGACTCGGGCGTCAACCTGGACCAGCTGATGAAGGCGGCCCTGCCGTACGGCCTGTGGGTTCCGGTCCTGCCGGGCACCCGCCAGGTCACCATCGGTGGCGCGATCGGTCCGGACATCCACGGTAAGAACCACCACTCCGCTGGTTCCTTCGGCGACCACGTGGTCTCCATGGAGCTGCTGGTGGCGGACGGCCGCGTCCTGCACCTCGAGCCGGAAGGCAGCGCGGACGACCCGGACGGCACGCTGTTCTGGGCGACGGTCGGCGGCATGGGCCTGACCGGCATCATCTTGCGTGCACGCATCCAGATGACCAAGACGGAGACCGCGTACTTCCTGTCTGACACGGAGCGCACCAGCACCCTGGATGAGACGATCGCGCTGCACTCGGACGGCTCCGAGGTCAACTACACCTACTCCTCCGCATGGTTCGACGCCATCTCCGCGCCGCCGAAGACGGGCCGTTCCACCATCTCCCGTGGCTCGCTGGCGACGCTGGCGCAGCTGGAGGAGTACGCGCCGAAGCTGGCGAAGGACCCGCTGCGTTTCAAGGCGCCTCAGCTGATGACGGTGCCGGACATCTTCCCGTCCTGGACCATGAACAAGCTGACGCTGTCCGCCATCGGCGAGGCCTATTACATGATGGGCGCCCCGAGCAAGAACGACATCAAGAACCTGACGCAGTTCTACCAGCCGCTCGACCTGATTGGTGAGTGGAACCGCGGCTACGGCAGCGCGGGCTTCCTGCAGTACCAGTTCGTGGTGCCGACCACCGCTGTGGAGCCGTTCAAGGACATCATCTACCAGATCCAGTCCTCCGGCCACTACACGGCGCTGAACGTGTTCAAGCTGTTCGGCGAGGGCAACCGCGCGCCGCTGTCCTACCCGATGAAGGGCTGGAACGTCTGCGTGGACTTCCCGATCCGCCCGGGCCTCAACGAGTTCCTGGACCGCCTGGATGACCAGGTGATGGAGTTCGGCGGCCGCCTCTACCTGGCGAAGGAGTCCCGTACGTCGGCGGAGAAGTTCCACAAGATGTACCCAGGTCTGGAGGGCTGGCTGAAGACCCGCCGCGAGATCGACCCGACCGGCGTCTTCGCCTCCGACATGTCCCGCCGCCTCGAGCTGAACTAG
- a CDS encoding GtrA family protein, with the protein MKQQALPFLIIGIGCAVIDFGITNTLDQALDVQRDLAKAVGWVFGTISAYVLNSKFAFNAKIDAKKASAVFILYATTFAVQMLLWRVTDEPLSSLGLQDSWKNAVSFVIAQGVATVTNFVLQSKVIFKDA; encoded by the coding sequence ATGAAGCAGCAAGCGCTGCCATTCCTCATCATCGGCATTGGCTGCGCCGTCATCGACTTCGGCATCACCAACACCCTCGACCAAGCCCTCGACGTCCAACGCGATCTTGCCAAGGCCGTGGGCTGGGTCTTCGGGACCATCTCCGCCTACGTGCTGAACTCCAAGTTCGCCTTCAACGCCAAAATCGACGCCAAAAAAGCCAGCGCCGTGTTCATCCTCTACGCCACCACCTTCGCGGTGCAGATGTTGCTGTGGAGGGTGACGGACGAGCCGTTGTCGTCGCTAGGCTTGCAAGATTCGTGGAAGAACGCCGTGTCCTTCGTCATCGCCCAAGGCGTTGCCACCGTGACCAACTTCGTCCTCCAAAGCAAAGTCATCTTTAAGGACGCCTAA